A single window of Leishmania infantum JPCM5 genome chromosome 35 DNA harbors:
- a CDS encoding EF hand containing protein has product MKEAFELLQRDGKIPKASVPTALRAAGLNPSEEKIKEIMVTATDVDMAGYEALVEKHDDKMDTAEAVKEAFRVFDKDLDGTVSVAEFRHIMTTMGEKYHEEEFRELIQGFEDNGVIHYEKFVDKMLAPFTEHGSAEDAH; this is encoded by the coding sequence ATGAAAGAGGCGtttgagctgctgcagcgtgatGGCAAGATTCCAAAGGCTTCAGTTCCAACAGCACTGAGGGCAGCAGGGCTCAATCCAAGTGAGGAGAAGATCAAGGAAATAATGGTGACAGCGACTGATGTGGACATGGCAGGCTACGAGGCTCTTGTGGAAAAACATGACGACAAGATGGACACGGCAGAGGCAGTGAAAGAGGCGTTTCGTGTCTTCGACAAAGACTTGGACGGGACAGTCTCGGTGGCCGAGTTCCGGCATATCATGACCACTATGGGAGAGAAGTACCACGAGGAAGAGTTTCGCGAGCTAATTCAAGGATTTGAGGATAACGGTGTTATCCACTACGAAAAGTTTGTAGACAAGATGCTTGCCCCGTTTACGGAACACGGGAGTGCAGAGGATGCTCACTAA